One Desulfovibrio aminophilus genomic window carries:
- the rpe gene encoding ribulose-phosphate 3-epimerase, whose product MPDVILSPSLLSSDFSRLADELAALEAAGIKWAHLDVMDGAFVPNITFGPPVIQAMRKGSSLFFDTHLMIERPERYIQDFADAGADLICVHAEATAHLEWTCAMIAKAGKKAAVALNPATPAEAVKYLLPQLDMVLVMSVNPGFGGQSFIPFSLEKIRELKAMIAARGSRTLIQVDGGVTPENCAGIVAAGADVLVSGSAFFNHPPYAERRKTFLAACGR is encoded by the coding sequence ATGCCGGACGTGATCCTCTCTCCCTCGCTGCTTTCCTCGGACTTCTCCCGCCTGGCCGACGAGCTGGCCGCCCTGGAGGCCGCCGGGATCAAGTGGGCCCACCTGGACGTCATGGACGGGGCCTTCGTGCCGAACATCACCTTCGGCCCACCGGTGATCCAGGCCATGCGCAAGGGCAGCTCCCTGTTCTTCGACACGCACCTGATGATCGAGCGGCCGGAGCGCTACATCCAGGACTTCGCGGACGCCGGGGCGGACCTCATCTGCGTCCACGCCGAGGCCACCGCGCACCTGGAGTGGACCTGCGCCATGATCGCCAAGGCCGGGAAGAAGGCCGCCGTGGCGCTCAATCCCGCCACTCCGGCCGAGGCCGTGAAGTACCTTCTGCCCCAGCTGGACATGGTCCTGGTCATGAGCGTGAATCCGGGCTTCGGCGGCCAGTCCTTCATTCCCTTCAGCCTGGAGAAGATCCGCGAGCTGAAGGCCATGATCGCGGCCCGAGGCTCCCGCACCCTGATCCAGGTGGACGGCGGCGTGACCCCGGAGAACTGCGCCGGGATCGTGGCCGCCGGGGCCGACGTGCTCGTCTCGGGCTCGGCCTTCTTCAACCATCCGCCCTACGCCGAGCGGCGCAAGACCTTTCTGGCCGCCTGCGGCCGCTGA
- a CDS encoding ABC-type transport auxiliary lipoprotein family protein has translation MNRRALLLGLCALLLAALGGCMGGLKHPPVEKRHFDLQVKRGEAAPPRAGGPTLAVRRVMVSPRYDGREMVYRTGPTDFASDFYNLYFVSPSQMLGQDLRQWLAQSGVFAHVLDSATLVRPDLTLETNAAVFCGDYSVKPGTAVVEMQFLLLDERDPDTPVVFSRDYRRVEQLGGGEPRDLVEGLRRAVAGIYGDLEKDLRELPALR, from the coding sequence GGCGGCTGCATGGGCGGGCTCAAGCACCCGCCGGTGGAAAAACGCCACTTCGACCTCCAGGTGAAGCGCGGCGAGGCCGCGCCGCCGCGCGCCGGAGGACCGACCCTGGCCGTGCGCCGGGTCATGGTCTCGCCGCGCTACGACGGCCGGGAGATGGTCTACCGCACCGGGCCAACGGACTTCGCCTCGGACTTCTACAACCTCTATTTCGTCTCCCCCTCACAGATGCTCGGCCAGGACCTGCGCCAATGGCTGGCCCAGAGCGGCGTGTTCGCCCACGTGCTGGACTCCGCCACCCTGGTGCGGCCGGACCTGACCCTGGAGACCAACGCGGCCGTGTTCTGCGGCGACTACTCGGTGAAGCCGGGCACGGCCGTGGTGGAGATGCAGTTCCTGCTCCTGGACGAACGCGACCCGGACACGCCGGTGGTCTTTTCCCGAGACTACCGCCGCGTGGAGCAGCTGGGCGGCGGCGAGCCGCGCGACCTGGTGGAGGGCCTGCGCCGGGCCGTGGCCGGAATCTACGGCGACCTGGAAAAGGACTTGAGGGAGCTGCCCGCGCTGCGTTAG